In Marinomonas posidonica IVIA-Po-181, a single window of DNA contains:
- a CDS encoding ABC transporter ATP-binding protein, translating into MSNITLNNISKCYTQGHPPAVDQVSMEIQDGAFMCVLGPSGCGKSTILRMIAGLEHLTDGEISADGRVLDNVAKGLFIPAEKRHIGLVFQSYALWPHMTVSRNIEFGLRLKGLPAKERKKLVAEMIVMLKIEGLEDRYPAQLSGGQQQRVALARTLAMNPGILLLDEPLSNLDASLRLSMRAELTRLHQEFGTTIVFVTHDQWEAMTLATQIAVMNKGTLQQIGTPDDIYERPANRFVAEFIGNPPINMISAETKPAQQLMHQAGFSMSVSEGTQLGLRPEGLQLSREASPSSVPVTINDILPTGGAWIIELTIDQDETSPLNLVHTTQTPPLWQRGDQANLKVASHAMHLFNADGKRQPFALTPKAATYRTSADLVSPDFSQSKIEDIS; encoded by the coding sequence ATGTCAAATATTACCTTAAACAATATTTCGAAATGCTACACCCAGGGCCACCCACCAGCGGTCGATCAGGTATCCATGGAGATCCAAGATGGCGCGTTTATGTGTGTGTTGGGGCCTTCTGGCTGCGGCAAGTCCACCATTCTGCGCATGATCGCCGGTCTGGAACACTTAACAGATGGCGAGATATCTGCCGATGGAAGAGTACTTGATAACGTCGCCAAAGGCCTCTTTATTCCAGCGGAAAAACGCCATATTGGCTTGGTTTTCCAATCCTATGCCTTATGGCCTCATATGACTGTCTCACGCAATATTGAGTTTGGTCTGCGCTTAAAAGGCTTACCAGCTAAAGAGCGTAAAAAGCTAGTGGCTGAGATGATCGTGATGCTCAAGATCGAAGGGCTGGAAGATCGCTACCCTGCACAGCTTTCAGGCGGACAACAACAACGTGTTGCCTTAGCTCGAACCTTGGCCATGAACCCCGGCATCTTATTATTAGATGAGCCATTATCGAATCTCGATGCGTCATTGCGCCTGTCCATGCGGGCTGAGTTAACGCGCCTACATCAAGAGTTCGGCACCACCATTGTCTTCGTCACCCATGATCAGTGGGAAGCCATGACATTGGCGACACAAATTGCCGTGATGAACAAAGGCACTCTCCAACAAATAGGCACGCCGGATGATATTTACGAGCGCCCAGCGAATCGTTTTGTCGCTGAGTTCATCGGTAATCCGCCGATTAATATGATCTCAGCGGAAACAAAGCCTGCTCAGCAATTAATGCATCAAGCCGGCTTTTCCATGTCAGTCAGTGAAGGAACACAACTTGGCTTGCGTCCAGAAGGTTTACAGTTAAGTCGAGAGGCTTCGCCATCCAGTGTGCCCGTCACAATCAACGACATCTTACCAACTGGCGGAGCTTGGATCATTGAACTGACCATAGATCAAGATGAAACATCGCCTTTAAATCTGGTCCACACCACTCAAACACCACCACTTTGGCAACGAGGTGATCAAGCCAATTTAAAAGTCGCCAGTCACGCCATGCATTTATTCAATGCAGATGGCAAACGCCAACCCTTTGCTTTAACCCCTAAGGCTGCGACCTACCGCACTTCTGCGGACCTGGTTTCGCCTGATTTTAGTCAATCCAAAATTGAGGACATCTCATGA
- a CDS encoding ABC transporter permease: MTAVSQSAHLSPLQKWRHRLVIAKCDPTLLIGLGLLFVFAWLIAAPIINVLFEVFTVQTGDEMRTGGDAGQVTSYYLERVFASRMSSIIFWKPLWNTLLVSIISMLLSMTIGSILAWLLVRTNLMGRRWLSTALIIPFMLPAWTFALAWTTLFKNATIGGQPGWAEAMGYQLPDWVSYGAFPTILIMTLNYIPFVILLVGNALRRLDSQLEEAGQMLGASRGRVALSIVFPLMRPALMSSALLIFADAIGEFSVPYVLGLPVQFETLATSLYRAIGTQQNGVAAVFAGVILVVGIATLALDTWMMREARRFAIIGSKGAMERRQSLGWLQWPATILALVMVFIGVIAPLGALALSTVMHLPGRFELSNFTLDYWIGTNLDTVALRNGILLSSEFWNAAWSSISIVGSASICAGILGLLTGYIVLRSPLKFVSVSLRQITFFPYLVPGIAFAAAFLTLFAVPHGPIPALYGTPMILFLALIADQMPFASRAGISAMTQLGSDVEDSARVAGAGWLRRMFSIILPIQRNALVTAVLMPFISGIKGVSLFIILAVPATDVLTTFSIRLIDFNYTQAANAVVLMIALIALFGTILINRLTGTGLAQGLES, from the coding sequence ATGACAGCAGTATCCCAATCGGCTCATTTATCACCATTGCAAAAATGGCGACATCGACTTGTGATCGCAAAGTGCGATCCAACTTTATTGATTGGTTTGGGGCTATTATTTGTCTTTGCGTGGTTGATTGCGGCACCCATCATCAATGTCCTGTTTGAAGTGTTTACCGTTCAAACAGGGGATGAAATGCGCACTGGTGGCGATGCAGGCCAAGTGACGAGCTATTACCTAGAACGCGTCTTTGCCTCCCGGATGTCCTCTATTATTTTTTGGAAGCCCTTGTGGAATACCTTATTGGTTTCCATTATCTCTATGCTGCTTTCCATGACCATTGGGTCCATTCTGGCTTGGCTGCTAGTACGGACGAACCTCATGGGGCGTCGTTGGTTATCCACCGCCTTGATAATCCCTTTTATGCTCCCGGCTTGGACCTTTGCCTTGGCGTGGACCACCTTGTTTAAAAACGCCACGATTGGTGGTCAACCGGGTTGGGCCGAAGCCATGGGCTATCAGCTGCCGGATTGGGTGTCTTATGGTGCGTTTCCAACCATCCTGATTATGACGCTCAACTACATTCCATTCGTTATTTTATTAGTGGGTAATGCGTTAAGACGCTTAGACAGCCAACTCGAAGAAGCCGGTCAGATGCTAGGGGCCAGTCGAGGGAGAGTCGCCTTATCGATTGTTTTCCCGTTAATGCGTCCAGCATTGATGTCCTCCGCGTTATTAATTTTCGCTGATGCAATCGGTGAGTTCTCAGTGCCTTATGTGCTAGGTCTACCAGTACAGTTTGAAACTCTCGCCACCTCTCTGTACCGCGCCATCGGCACTCAGCAAAATGGTGTGGCGGCGGTGTTTGCAGGCGTCATTTTAGTGGTCGGCATTGCCACCTTAGCACTGGATACTTGGATGATGCGCGAAGCTAGACGGTTTGCCATTATCGGTTCCAAGGGAGCGATGGAACGTCGTCAATCACTTGGTTGGCTACAATGGCCTGCGACCATTCTTGCATTAGTCATGGTCTTTATTGGCGTCATTGCACCACTGGGAGCGCTGGCATTATCCACTGTAATGCATTTGCCAGGTCGCTTCGAATTATCAAACTTCACCTTAGACTATTGGATTGGTACCAACCTAGATACGGTGGCATTACGCAACGGTATTCTGTTGTCATCGGAATTTTGGAACGCCGCTTGGAGCTCCATCAGCATTGTCGGCAGTGCTTCAATATGCGCTGGAATTTTAGGACTATTAACCGGCTACATTGTGTTGCGCTCACCTTTGAAGTTCGTATCCGTGTCCTTACGTCAAATTACCTTCTTCCCCTATTTAGTGCCAGGGATTGCCTTTGCGGCGGCTTTTTTAACCTTATTCGCTGTGCCACATGGCCCTATTCCAGCCCTATATGGCACCCCCATGATCCTTTTCCTTGCCCTCATTGCTGACCAAATGCCCTTTGCCAGTCGCGCAGGGATTTCAGCCATGACCCAACTGGGTAGCGATGTTGAAGACAGTGCACGTGTCGCCGGTGCAGGTTGGTTACGACGCATGTTCTCTATCATCCTGCCCATTCAACGTAACGCTCTAGTGACGGCCGTTTTAATGCCTTTCATCTCAGGTATTAAAGGCGTCAGCTTGTTCATTATCCTGGCGGTGCCTGCGACCGACGTACTCACGACGTTCTCAATCCGTCTTATTGATTTCAACTACACCCAAGCCGCTAATGCGGTCGTATTGATGATTGCCTTGATTGCCCTATTCGGCACCATCCTCATCAATCGCCTCACTGGGACAGGCTTAGCTCAAGGTCTGGAGAGCTAA